The Paenibacillus tianjinensis genome has a window encoding:
- a CDS encoding ABC transporter substrate-binding protein codes for MKKTRGSGAVLACLTAVILAVTGCSGGNSNASTSSKTESEATATTAGETGSGNPDISTFRKLTVYTVGNFPQNDTKAVVEEINKYLKEKINAEIDFQGLPWSSWAEKMALAYQSGEQVDLTFAPNWADFANNVAKGAFLPLDDLLAKYGQGIKETLDPRFLDGGTVDGKIYAIPTNKEIGESHTIMFRKDLIDKYGFDVNSINTLEDLEPWLQTIKEKEPAIAPIWLSGSGSDTLGYFDKTKPSMEENFRYELVAGAPAGIVLDTKTDKMIISSMESDTAIYRMKLYSDWFSKGYINKDAATTKTSTEDAFKAGKTWMKFGSDKPDSDKEDSIATGIELVKLKGNDPEISTASVSNSMMAIGRTSIDPERTMMLLNLLHTDKHLINLIDFGVEGRQYVKVEGKDNFIKLPDGVATRADTGWAPGIEWMFGNQTLTYLWEGESADKWEKFKAYNEKAHKVKSFGFNFNTDPVKTQVSVVSNIIKEFRPLLETGSLGVDKVLAEYNQKLKANGIEAIRAEVQKQYDAWKAKQP; via the coding sequence ATGAAAAAAACAAGAGGTTCGGGCGCGGTGCTTGCTTGTCTGACTGCCGTCATACTGGCCGTTACCGGGTGCAGCGGGGGCAATTCAAACGCATCCACTTCGTCCAAGACGGAATCGGAGGCGACCGCCACCACTGCCGGAGAGACGGGTTCCGGCAATCCCGATATTTCAACTTTCCGCAAGCTAACCGTCTACACAGTTGGGAATTTTCCTCAAAATGACACCAAGGCGGTTGTGGAGGAGATCAATAAATATCTCAAAGAAAAGATCAACGCCGAGATTGACTTCCAGGGACTTCCCTGGTCCTCCTGGGCCGAGAAAATGGCTCTGGCCTACCAGTCCGGGGAACAGGTCGATTTAACCTTTGCTCCGAACTGGGCCGATTTCGCCAACAACGTAGCCAAAGGTGCTTTCCTGCCGCTCGACGACTTGTTAGCCAAATACGGGCAAGGAATCAAAGAGACGCTGGACCCCCGTTTTCTTGACGGCGGAACCGTAGACGGCAAAATCTACGCCATTCCAACCAACAAGGAAATAGGCGAAAGCCACACCATTATGTTCAGAAAAGATCTTATCGATAAATATGGTTTCGATGTCAACTCTATTAATACTCTCGAGGATTTGGAGCCATGGCTTCAGACTATCAAGGAGAAAGAACCCGCCATTGCACCGATCTGGCTCTCCGGCAGCGGCTCAGATACACTTGGCTACTTTGACAAAACCAAGCCGAGCATGGAAGAGAATTTCCGTTATGAGCTGGTGGCAGGCGCTCCCGCCGGAATCGTACTGGATACCAAGACAGACAAGATGATTATCAGCTCCATGGAATCCGACACTGCAATTTACCGGATGAAGCTCTACAGCGACTGGTTCAGCAAAGGCTACATCAATAAGGATGCTGCAACAACCAAGACCAGTACTGAAGACGCTTTCAAGGCCGGGAAAACCTGGATGAAATTTGGTTCGGATAAACCGGATTCCGACAAAGAGGATTCAATTGCTACCGGGATCGAGCTTGTGAAACTGAAAGGCAATGATCCCGAAATCAGTACAGCGAGCGTCAGTAATTCCATGATGGCGATTGGACGCACCTCTATTGATCCCGAGCGGACGATGATGCTGTTGAATCTTCTCCACACAGATAAGCATCTTATTAATCTGATTGATTTTGGTGTGGAAGGCAGACAGTATGTCAAAGTGGAAGGTAAAGACAATTTCATTAAACTGCCCGACGGGGTTGCTACCCGTGCAGATACAGGATGGGCACCGGGCATTGAGTGGATGTTCGGCAATCAGACGCTGACTTATTTATGGGAAGGCGAAAGCGCTGACAAATGGGAGAAGTTCAAAGCTTATAACGAGAAGGCCCATAAGGTAAAGTCATTCGGCTTCAACTTTAATACGGATCCTGTCAAAACGCAGGTATCTGTGGTCAGCAATATCATTAAGGAATTCCGTCCGCTGCTTGAAACGGGCAGTCTGGGCGTAGATAAGGTGCTTGCAGAGTATAATCAAAAGCTGAAGGCCAACGGGATTGAAGCTATCCGTGCCGAGGTTCAGAAACAATACGATGCCTGGAAAGCAAAACAACCATAA
- a CDS encoding MerR family transcriptional regulator produces the protein MIVIKSEITISELAKLMNVSVHQIRYFEEKGVLQPAYTDTNQYRKYGMDQIYELARILLLRKLEVPVQSIKECMISHSADQQRQLLHHSLQEIEAELLRLQELRQFILKVLHEQQSYSLQPGPFHIKKRNSTFLTSFIQLDSHMRLNAAVLAEQANHILNLFEADIHYLYDGSDTVTLYLETQVPGDTTLPEGEYLTLQCNIQEEELEHWIEQFFDYAAAQSIPLLGPLVVIERSYLSLFSPGMLHYELQGLIAPAAKSEGGDPS, from the coding sequence GTGATCGTTATCAAAAGCGAAATTACGATTAGTGAACTTGCTAAGCTGATGAATGTGTCGGTTCATCAAATCCGTTATTTTGAAGAGAAGGGTGTCCTTCAGCCTGCTTACACGGATACAAACCAGTATAGGAAGTATGGTATGGATCAAATCTACGAGTTAGCCCGTATCCTATTGCTCCGCAAATTGGAGGTACCTGTCCAGTCCATTAAAGAATGCATGATTTCCCATTCTGCAGATCAGCAACGGCAGCTGCTTCATCATTCCTTGCAGGAGATCGAAGCGGAGCTGCTGCGCCTCCAGGAACTTCGGCAGTTCATTCTTAAAGTGTTACATGAGCAGCAAAGCTACAGCTTGCAGCCCGGCCCATTCCACATTAAGAAGCGTAATTCCACATTTCTTACAAGCTTTATTCAGCTGGATTCACATATGAGGCTTAACGCGGCAGTACTTGCTGAGCAGGCCAACCACATCCTGAACTTGTTTGAAGCGGATATCCATTACTTATATGACGGTTCAGATACCGTTACCTTATATCTGGAAACTCAGGTTCCGGGAGATACTACATTACCTGAAGGAGAGTACCTTACTCTGCAATGTAATATTCAGGAGGAAGAGCTTGAGCACTGGATTGAACAATTTTTTGACTATGCTGCTGCACAATCTATCCCTTTATTGGGGCCTTTGGTTGTCATAGAAAGATCCTATTTATCTCTATTCAGTCCTGGTATGCTGCACTATGAGCTGCAGGGCTTGATCGCGCCGGCTGCAAAGTCTGAAGGGGGAGATCCATCATAG
- a CDS encoding alpha/beta hydrolase family protein has protein sequence MRNKKIMIYAMIVVLLIGGIGLYILEQNRFDMVEQRVEIPSSTGKLTGTLVLPKNAKGKLGLVLFIHGDGPINATHDDGYKPLWERLAGLGYASLSLNKRGIGGSEGSWLEQSMDDRADEAREAIRWAKGHPLIDPDRIGVWGASQAGWVIPKLAGKEPLAFSILVSPAINWIRQGAYHTREQMIKDGYSEKDIQAEETYDYRVRQLLAKQAGYDEYLKIAQGSSVMPEDRWTFVSKNFLSDATDDLRHFNSPVLLLLGEEDIHVDWKETERVYRNKVKPELLTVAVFPDAEHSMLSTKTADSDFRAVMISLFMPRQITVPGYMDQIEQFLKRLTAG, from the coding sequence ATGAGGAACAAGAAAATAATGATTTATGCGATGATCGTCGTACTGCTTATTGGCGGTATAGGCTTATATATTTTGGAGCAAAACCGTTTTGACATGGTAGAGCAGAGGGTGGAGATACCATCGTCCACAGGTAAACTAACGGGAACTTTGGTGCTGCCTAAGAACGCTAAGGGTAAGCTGGGGTTAGTCCTCTTTATCCATGGGGATGGACCGATAAATGCAACCCACGATGATGGATACAAGCCGCTATGGGAGCGGTTAGCTGGCCTTGGCTATGCCTCGTTATCCCTGAATAAAAGAGGGATCGGCGGGTCTGAAGGAAGCTGGCTGGAACAGAGCATGGATGATCGGGCAGATGAGGCTCGTGAGGCGATTAGATGGGCAAAAGGGCATCCGTTGATCGATCCGGACAGGATCGGGGTATGGGGCGCCAGTCAGGCGGGATGGGTCATTCCAAAGCTTGCCGGGAAGGAGCCGTTAGCCTTTAGTATTCTTGTATCGCCCGCCATTAACTGGATACGGCAAGGAGCCTATCATACGCGTGAGCAGATGATCAAGGACGGTTATTCGGAGAAAGACATTCAAGCCGAAGAAACGTATGACTACCGAGTACGACAGCTCTTAGCCAAACAGGCCGGCTATGACGAATATCTTAAGATAGCGCAGGGAAGCAGCGTGATGCCGGAGGACAGATGGACCTTTGTCAGTAAAAACTTCTTGTCGGATGCAACGGACGATCTTCGTCATTTTAATTCGCCAGTACTCCTGCTTCTGGGCGAAGAAGATATCCATGTGGATTGGAAGGAAACGGAGCGGGTGTATCGCAATAAGGTAAAGCCGGAACTGCTGACGGTTGCGGTCTTCCCTGACGCGGAGCATTCGATGTTGAGCACGAAGACAGCTGATTCCGATTTTCGGGCCGTAATGATCAGTCTCTTCATGCCCAGGCAGATCACGGTGCCGGGTTACATGGATCAAATAGAACAATTTCTCAAGAGACTCACTGCGGGCTGA
- a CDS encoding GNAT family N-acetyltransferase, whose protein sequence is MPITIVPMQSRYNKQVGQLLAQAFHGKFNMLTKRNEDELARFFEKLLEYIPTEPSTQRMVALQQGEVIGSIAIKRKPIVDTKKSRQKLPSWRMLSQFGSWSLIKMLIGLYVLDHKPEPGECYIADLAVHPDQRSKGVGRLLLQWAQQVVEMDPGLDRLSLYVSASNPRAQQLYDQLSFQTLSRENRWILHLLFNESKWDYRVQRREGF, encoded by the coding sequence GTGCCGATTACGATAGTGCCCATGCAGTCCCGGTATAATAAACAGGTCGGACAATTACTGGCTCAAGCGTTCCATGGAAAATTCAACATGCTGACGAAGAGGAATGAGGATGAACTAGCTCGATTTTTCGAAAAGCTGCTGGAATACATCCCAACTGAACCGTCCACTCAAAGAATGGTCGCCCTGCAACAGGGAGAGGTGATTGGGAGTATAGCGATTAAACGTAAACCGATTGTTGACACAAAAAAGAGCAGGCAGAAGCTGCCGTCATGGAGGATGCTCAGCCAATTTGGCAGTTGGAGCCTGATCAAAATGCTGATCGGCCTATATGTACTAGATCATAAACCTGAGCCTGGTGAATGTTATATAGCAGACCTTGCTGTTCATCCGGACCAGCGAAGCAAGGGCGTTGGAAGGCTGCTTTTGCAATGGGCACAGCAGGTTGTGGAGATGGATCCGGGTCTGGATCGCCTAAGCCTGTACGTATCCGCTAGTAACCCGCGCGCCCAGCAGTTATATGACCAATTATCGTTCCAAACGCTGTCCCGGGAGAACCGATGGATATTGCATCTGTTATTCAACGAATCGAAGTGGGATTATAGGGTACAGAGGAGGGAGGGATTTTAA
- a CDS encoding ABC transporter permease, which produces MLRNIVKYRVLLLMLLPTSIVFFINCYIPMFGLFIAFKNINYVDGIMGSPWAGFDNFRFLFATSDALRVTANTVAYNVVFIISGLILSVSLAIAINEVTSKLASRVYQTVMIMPNFLSMVVVSFIVYAFLHPEYGFLVKHILPLFGYSSVNAYMHPNAWPYILWLTKMWHSIGIGSVIYLAAITGISEELYEAAVMDGASKWQQITRITLPLLTPIMVILTILNLGGIFRSDFGLFYHVTLDSGALRSTTDVIDTYVYRGLIQLNDLGMSSAANFYQSVIGFFLVIGANSLARKLNRDTALF; this is translated from the coding sequence TTGTTGCGGAATATTGTGAAATATCGTGTGCTGCTGCTCATGCTTCTGCCGACATCCATTGTTTTCTTTATTAACTGCTATATCCCAATGTTTGGATTATTTATTGCCTTCAAAAACATCAACTACGTTGATGGCATTATGGGCAGTCCGTGGGCGGGGTTTGACAACTTCCGGTTCCTCTTTGCCACATCCGATGCCCTGCGGGTGACGGCCAATACTGTAGCCTACAACGTTGTTTTTATTATTTCAGGCTTGATTCTCTCCGTATCCCTTGCCATTGCCATCAATGAAGTAACGAGCAAGCTGGCCTCACGCGTTTATCAGACGGTGATGATTATGCCGAATTTCTTATCCATGGTTGTCGTCAGCTTTATAGTTTATGCGTTTTTGCACCCGGAATATGGCTTCCTGGTCAAACACATTCTGCCCTTATTCGGCTATTCCTCAGTCAATGCTTATATGCATCCCAATGCCTGGCCTTATATATTGTGGCTAACGAAGATGTGGCACTCTATTGGCATAGGCAGTGTCATCTATCTGGCGGCGATAACCGGCATCAGCGAGGAACTGTATGAAGCTGCGGTGATGGACGGAGCCAGCAAGTGGCAGCAGATTACCCGGATCACGCTGCCGCTCCTTACGCCCATCATGGTTATTCTCACCATCCTCAACTTAGGCGGTATTTTCCGCTCTGATTTTGGACTGTTCTACCATGTTACGCTCGATTCCGGGGCGCTGCGCTCTACAACAGATGTTATTGATACGTATGTGTATAGAGGGCTGATACAGCTCAACGATCTGGGCATGTCCTCCGCGGCGAACTTTTATCAGTCGGTCATCGGATTCTTCCTTGTCATCGGAGCAAACAGTCTGGCCCGTAAGCTTAACCGTGATACGGCACTTTTCTAG
- a CDS encoding response regulator: MYRVLIVDDQYFALLGLQQGVNWSALSVTEVCLAENVDHAIACLEQHSVDLLICDIEMPGRSGLELLAWVKQYSPGTLTIMLTCHADFEYAQQAIQHGAFHYLLKPVDYDELMRVASKAITEINKQKEHQQFEALIKDYRRKWEHQLPLLVERFWQDILSERASPVLDSLQISANTYDLDLKPDDCYVIALLGLEQWKENLSARDETIMEYALRNLAEELLLAGMEGAVLQDQVGHNLAIVYVRGNGNSVSPTLEQNCRTFLNTCEQMLHCSLSIYISPAVLLPEIMSAYTYVTEREQRNLIRSRQVFTPDYPACNKPLDSMPVAAPMNLFGEWATILELGELGELERRVQLWFSNIEADHWTNELHRQLIHGILFIIHTVLAKKGLSAHESAKLKYLMDKENYPKQSVALQNWAMDCLRAALQLLQTSNNVSSTVVTKIRQYIRSRLSEEITRDELAAHVYLNPAYLSRLFKKETGLSMSDVIIQERLQKAKRLLEETELKITDIAEQVGYTSLGSFSNLFKRVVGVTPQQYRARKKN; the protein is encoded by the coding sequence ATGTATAGAGTTTTGATTGTCGATGACCAATATTTTGCCTTGCTTGGATTGCAACAGGGTGTGAACTGGAGCGCATTGAGCGTTACGGAGGTCTGTCTTGCGGAGAACGTCGATCATGCCATTGCGTGCCTGGAACAACACTCCGTGGATTTGCTCATTTGCGATATCGAAATGCCCGGGAGAAGCGGACTGGAGTTACTGGCCTGGGTGAAACAGTACTCTCCCGGCACGCTAACGATCATGCTTACTTGCCATGCGGATTTCGAATATGCGCAGCAAGCCATCCAGCACGGGGCATTTCATTATTTGTTGAAGCCTGTGGATTATGATGAATTGATGAGAGTGGCTAGCAAAGCAATTACCGAAATCAACAAACAGAAGGAACACCAGCAGTTCGAAGCACTTATAAAAGACTACCGGAGAAAATGGGAGCATCAGCTGCCCTTGCTGGTGGAGCGGTTCTGGCAGGATATTCTTAGCGAGCGGGCTTCGCCCGTCTTGGATTCGCTGCAGATCTCCGCTAACACTTATGATTTAGATTTGAAGCCGGACGACTGTTACGTCATCGCTTTGTTAGGTCTTGAGCAATGGAAAGAAAACTTAAGTGCGCGGGATGAGACGATCATGGAATATGCGCTTCGCAACTTGGCAGAGGAACTACTCTTGGCCGGGATGGAGGGTGCAGTGCTGCAGGATCAGGTAGGCCACAACCTGGCAATCGTCTATGTGAGGGGGAACGGGAATTCCGTCAGCCCTACGCTTGAGCAGAACTGCCGGACATTTCTGAATACATGTGAACAGATGCTTCATTGCTCCTTGTCGATCTACATCAGTCCTGCCGTCTTACTACCTGAAATTATGAGTGCGTATACTTATGTAACGGAGAGGGAGCAGCGCAATCTGATCCGCTCCCGCCAAGTGTTCACTCCGGACTATCCTGCCTGCAATAAACCTCTTGATTCCATGCCCGTGGCGGCTCCAATGAACTTATTTGGAGAGTGGGCGACCATCCTGGAGCTTGGTGAACTCGGAGAGCTGGAGCGCCGTGTACAACTATGGTTCTCAAATATTGAGGCAGACCACTGGACGAATGAATTGCATCGTCAGCTTATCCATGGCATCCTCTTCATTATTCACACCGTCTTGGCCAAAAAGGGTCTATCCGCACACGAATCCGCCAAGCTAAAATACCTGATGGACAAGGAAAATTACCCGAAACAATCGGTCGCTTTACAGAACTGGGCTATGGATTGTCTTAGGGCTGCCTTACAATTGTTGCAGACAAGCAATAACGTATCATCCACCGTTGTCACTAAGATCAGACAATATATCCGTTCCCGTCTGAGTGAAGAGATTACCAGGGATGAATTGGCAGCACATGTGTATCTGAACCCGGCGTATTTATCCCGTTTATTCAAGAAAGAAACCGGTCTATCCATGTCGGATGTAATTATTCAGGAACGCCTGCAGAAGGCCAAGCGCTTGTTGGAAGAAACTGAACTCAAAATTACCGACATTGCTGAGCAGGTAGGGTACACCAGCCTGGGCAGCTTCTCCAACCTGTTCAAACGGGTGGTTGGCGTAACACCGCAGCAATACCGCGCCCGGAAAAAGAATTAA
- a CDS encoding sensor histidine kinase, translating to MKLSLRFKVSALVLLLVTPLFLFLYYTNIYSINIVREKVAKSASDTLTLHLGTLDELLEQTSHYLLRTANENMLLELYSDSGPDSVNYYLSIRKLMDQWYSDVSYYTIIRSVFVYHLDRDELFLSSQKEYYQEKDMITSGLSSRLKASKLPASLKWEIVTIGGEPVLFKALPDKSGRLLVGILVSIDSLAQPLTHLESTGGGEQIGIISNDGALLWGQFAGADLALIRNHLNDPLSPSGASIRLSNGNNYLLIDKPSLYSDLNVFILLDEKSILDELPRFQRIINAIPIAIIIILAILLAMLSRLVFKPIQHFISGMRILGKGQLDYRLKEGNSKEFQIITQQFNQMAEQIGNLKIDVYEEQMKVQQAELKHLQAQINPHFFMNSLNIVFHLVELQKYSLIKKMIGHLVSYFRFIMNTNDTWITLSSELNHIRNYIEIQMVMYPDKLTYQEQLPKELEHTLIPPLLIQPFVENAMKHGFINNTKPFEVVITVGEEAGTNGDSCIAIQIKDSGPGFSERQLEMLNLGVYEKKPTDRHLGIWNVYRRMMMFYDNRARLAFHNAPEGGGVVEIRLPIQRGL from the coding sequence GTGAAATTATCATTGCGATTTAAAGTAAGCGCATTGGTCTTGCTGCTGGTAACGCCTCTTTTTCTCTTTCTGTACTACACCAATATCTATTCGATCAACATCGTCCGGGAGAAGGTTGCAAAATCCGCTTCGGACACACTTACCCTTCATTTGGGCACACTCGATGAGCTGCTGGAGCAGACCAGCCATTATTTGCTGCGTACAGCAAATGAGAACATGCTGCTGGAGCTATATTCGGATAGCGGTCCGGACAGTGTCAATTATTACTTGTCCATACGCAAGCTTATGGACCAATGGTATAGCGATGTTAGCTATTACACCATCATTCGCAGTGTATTTGTGTACCATCTGGACCGGGATGAATTGTTCCTCAGCAGCCAGAAGGAGTATTACCAGGAGAAAGACATGATTACCTCAGGGCTGTCCTCGCGGCTCAAAGCCTCTAAACTTCCGGCTTCCCTTAAATGGGAAATCGTTACGATCGGCGGGGAGCCGGTGTTATTCAAAGCGCTGCCGGATAAGAGCGGACGGCTTCTTGTGGGTATTCTTGTCAGCATTGACTCATTGGCACAGCCCCTGACGCATTTGGAGTCTACAGGAGGCGGTGAGCAGATCGGCATTATTTCTAATGACGGCGCCCTGTTATGGGGCCAATTCGCCGGCGCGGATCTGGCTCTCATCCGTAATCACCTGAATGATCCACTCAGTCCATCGGGTGCTTCTATTCGTCTCAGCAACGGCAATAACTATTTACTCATAGATAAACCCTCACTTTATTCCGATCTGAATGTCTTTATCCTACTGGACGAAAAATCAATTCTGGACGAATTGCCGAGATTCCAACGGATCATCAATGCCATTCCTATTGCCATTATTATCATTCTGGCTATACTTCTGGCTATGTTGAGCCGGCTTGTGTTCAAGCCTATCCAGCATTTTATAAGCGGAATGCGTATCCTGGGCAAGGGGCAATTGGATTACCGTCTAAAGGAGGGTAACAGCAAGGAGTTTCAAATCATTACCCAGCAGTTCAACCAGATGGCCGAGCAAATCGGCAATCTCAAAATCGATGTGTATGAAGAGCAGATGAAAGTGCAACAGGCGGAATTGAAGCACCTTCAGGCACAGATTAACCCCCATTTTTTCATGAACTCCTTAAATATCGTCTTTCATCTCGTAGAGCTTCAGAAGTACAGCCTGATCAAGAAAATGATTGGCCATCTGGTGTCTTATTTCAGATTCATTATGAACACTAACGATACGTGGATAACGCTCTCCAGTGAGCTGAATCATATCCGGAACTACATTGAGATCCAAATGGTCATGTATCCGGACAAGCTGACCTATCAGGAGCAGCTTCCTAAGGAGCTTGAGCACACACTCATTCCGCCGCTGCTGATTCAGCCGTTTGTGGAGAATGCCATGAAACATGGATTCATCAATAACACGAAGCCCTTCGAGGTCGTGATTACGGTTGGAGAAGAAGCCGGAACGAACGGAGATTCGTGTATTGCCATTCAAATCAAAGATTCCGGGCCGGGCTTCTCCGAGCGCCAGCTTGAAATGCTTAATCTTGGAGTGTATGAAAAAAAACCTACTGACCGTCATCTGGGAATATGGAATGTCTACAGACGCATGATGATGTTCTACGATAACCGTGCAAGGCTCGCCTTTCATAATGCTCCCGAGGGGGGCGGGGTTGTAGAGATCAGACTGCCTATTCAAAGGGGGCTGTGA
- a CDS encoding carbohydrate ABC transporter permease yields the protein MNTASNSNSYLKGSKGAQMILHIFFIAFSLACILPVLLIVAISLTNEKALTLQGYKFWPDKIDLSAYQYLFNHSETLAKAYGVSLTVTITGTLLAVLLIALYAYPLYRKDFPFKKAFNFYLLITMLFSGGLVPFYLLYVNYLNLKDSLIALILPGLSNAFYIFIARTFFQQTVPEEMIESGKLDGASEWRIFFQLVLPISLPVLATIALFTTLMYWNDWFNSMLFINNTDLYSLQYVMIQMIRQAEFFKNQLAGSGVALLVQESVPTESLRMAMVIVSIGPILFIYPFFQKYFTKGLTIGAIKG from the coding sequence ATGAATACTGCATCCAATAGTAACTCTTACTTAAAAGGCTCCAAAGGCGCGCAAATGATCCTTCATATTTTTTTCATTGCGTTCAGCCTTGCCTGTATCCTGCCTGTGCTGCTGATCGTCGCCATCTCCTTAACCAACGAAAAAGCACTGACCTTACAGGGGTATAAGTTCTGGCCTGACAAGATTGATCTGTCTGCCTACCAGTATCTATTCAACCATTCGGAAACGCTTGCCAAAGCCTATGGGGTCAGTCTGACGGTTACGATTACCGGAACCCTTTTGGCGGTCCTGTTAATTGCATTATATGCGTACCCCCTCTATCGCAAGGATTTTCCCTTCAAGAAAGCTTTTAATTTCTACCTTCTGATTACCATGCTGTTCTCGGGAGGGCTGGTACCTTTCTATCTGCTGTACGTCAACTATTTGAATCTGAAGGACTCCCTTATCGCGCTCATCCTTCCCGGACTTTCAAACGCATTCTATATTTTTATTGCCCGCACCTTCTTTCAGCAGACCGTCCCGGAAGAGATGATTGAATCCGGCAAATTAGACGGGGCGTCGGAATGGCGGATTTTCTTCCAGCTCGTTCTACCCATTTCACTGCCGGTTCTTGCCACCATTGCGCTGTTCACTACACTGATGTATTGGAACGACTGGTTCAATTCCATGCTCTTTATCAATAATACGGATTTGTACTCTCTGCAGTACGTCATGATTCAAATGATCCGTCAGGCAGAGTTTTTCAAGAATCAATTGGCTGGAAGCGGAGTAGCTCTGCTTGTACAAGAGTCGGTTCCTACGGAAAGTCTCCGAATGGCAATGGTGATTGTGTCCATTGGTCCTATCCTGTTCATCTATCCGTTCTTCCAGAAGTACTTTACCAAGGGGCTTACGATAGGCGCCATCAAAGGTTGA